The following proteins come from a genomic window of Edaphobacter sp. 4G125:
- the atpD gene encoding F0F1 ATP synthase subunit beta — protein sequence MAENIGKVISISGPAVDIQFEESKMPAIYQAVRIVSDGFDVPHPMDVVVEVQQHLGEGRVRCIAMVATEGMVRGMKAIDTGAPITVPVGRETLGRVLNVLGEPVDELGPVNAKHHLPIHRQAPAFDEQSTQEEMFETGIKVVDLILPFLKGGKIGLFGGAGVGKTVVIQELINNVASKHGGFSVFAGVGERTREGNDLWHEFQESGVIDPRDYNKSKAALIYGQMTEPPGARLRVALTGLTVAEYFRDNEGADTLLFIDNIFRFTQAGSEVSTLLGRMPSAVGYQPNLATEMGQLQERITSTKKGSVTSVQAVYVPADDITDPAPATTFAHLDATMLLSRPLSELGIYPAVDPLTSTSRILSARIVGQEHYDVAQGVKKILQRYKDLQDIIAILGIDELSEEDKITVARARKVQRFLSQPFHVAEIFTGIPGAYVKVEDTIRSFKEIIEGKHDDIPEQAFYLKGGIEDVLAAAEKMKASA from the coding sequence ATGGCAGAGAATATTGGAAAAGTGATATCGATCAGCGGCCCAGCCGTTGACATTCAGTTCGAAGAGTCGAAGATGCCGGCGATCTATCAGGCTGTTCGGATCGTCAGCGATGGCTTCGATGTTCCTCACCCGATGGACGTCGTTGTCGAAGTGCAGCAGCACCTGGGCGAAGGCCGTGTGCGTTGCATCGCCATGGTGGCGACCGAAGGCATGGTCCGCGGCATGAAGGCCATTGACACAGGCGCACCGATCACCGTTCCCGTGGGGCGTGAGACGCTGGGCCGTGTGCTCAATGTTCTCGGTGAGCCCGTCGACGAACTCGGCCCGGTCAATGCGAAGCACCATCTGCCCATTCACCGTCAGGCCCCCGCGTTCGACGAGCAGTCGACGCAGGAAGAGATGTTCGAAACCGGCATTAAGGTTGTCGACCTGATCCTACCCTTCTTGAAGGGCGGCAAGATCGGTCTGTTCGGCGGCGCCGGCGTAGGCAAGACCGTCGTCATTCAGGAGCTCATCAACAACGTTGCTTCGAAGCATGGTGGCTTCTCGGTGTTTGCCGGCGTGGGTGAGCGTACCCGTGAAGGAAATGACCTCTGGCACGAGTTCCAGGAGTCCGGCGTTATCGATCCGAGAGACTACAACAAGTCCAAGGCCGCACTGATCTATGGTCAGATGACCGAGCCGCCGGGAGCCCGTCTGCGCGTTGCTCTCACCGGCCTGACGGTCGCTGAGTACTTCCGCGACAACGAGGGTGCAGACACCCTGCTGTTTATCGACAACATCTTCCGCTTCACGCAGGCCGGTTCCGAGGTTTCTACGCTGCTGGGCCGTATGCCCTCGGCCGTGGGATACCAGCCGAACCTTGCGACGGAGATGGGACAGCTGCAGGAGCGCATCACCTCGACCAAGAAGGGATCGGTCACCTCGGTGCAGGCGGTCTACGTTCCGGCCGACGATATCACTGACCCGGCCCCGGCGACGACCTTTGCTCACCTCGACGCGACCATGCTTCTCTCGCGTCCACTATCTGAGCTTGGTATCTATCCCGCTGTGGACCCGCTGACCTCGACCTCGCGTATTCTCTCGGCCCGCATTGTGGGCCAGGAGCACTACGACGTTGCTCAGGGTGTGAAGAAGATTCTGCAGCGCTATAAGGACCTTCAGGACATCATCGCCATTCTCGGTATCGACGAACTTTCGGAAGAGGACAAGATTACGGTGGCCCGCGCCCGCAAGGTGCAGCGCTTCTTGTCGCAGCCCTTCCACGTAGCAGAAATCTTTACCGGTATTCCCGGCGCCTACGTGAAGGTGGAAGACACGATCCGTTCCTTCAAGGAGATCATCGAAGGCAAGCACGATGATATTCCCGAGCAGGCCTTCTACCTGAAGGGCGGCATCGAGGACGTTCTGGCGGCAGCCGAGAAGATGAAGGCATCAGCCTAA
- a CDS encoding F0F1 ATP synthase subunit gamma, whose protein sequence is MANVLDLRRRIRSVKNTRQITKAMKMVSAAKLRRAQERALQARPYAQMISNVLESLVRRSDMYSEDTGDIRHPLLVEREEKSALVVVIAGDKGFAGAFNSNITKAALKFIQERAARGQNIDIEPIGRKARDLIGKKYPAAVYEKKEERYDNELSTHYEVIRHRAAPIEMSGDHPGLLNKVSIEEVSQLTHSIIERYTRAEIDSVYLVFNEFKSVIAQRVVVEKLLPIRKLGTHEITVAEEMSEEQKEAAAHAAKTAGVSLTVPEESVIESESKKFGTAEVDYIFGQAPERLFRHLMPRYVTTQIFHALLESVAAEHAARMTAMDSATNNAGEMIDALSLEMNRVRQAAITKEIIEIVSGAAAL, encoded by the coding sequence ATGGCAAACGTACTCGATCTACGTCGTCGCATCCGCAGCGTGAAGAACACGCGGCAGATCACCAAGGCCATGAAGATGGTTTCGGCGGCCAAGCTGCGCCGCGCGCAGGAGCGTGCATTGCAGGCACGGCCTTATGCGCAGATGATCTCGAACGTGCTGGAATCGCTGGTGCGTCGTTCCGATATGTACAGCGAGGACACGGGTGATATTCGTCATCCCCTTCTGGTGGAGCGCGAGGAAAAGAGTGCCTTGGTGGTTGTGATCGCCGGAGACAAGGGTTTTGCCGGTGCGTTCAACTCCAACATCACGAAGGCCGCACTGAAGTTTATTCAGGAACGTGCTGCGCGGGGCCAGAACATCGACATCGAGCCGATTGGACGCAAGGCGCGTGATCTGATTGGCAAGAAATATCCCGCAGCGGTCTACGAGAAGAAAGAAGAGCGTTACGATAACGAGCTTTCCACTCACTACGAGGTGATCCGTCATCGTGCGGCCCCGATCGAGATGAGCGGAGATCATCCCGGACTGCTGAATAAGGTTTCCATCGAAGAAGTCAGCCAGTTAACCCATTCGATCATTGAGCGCTACACCCGCGCCGAGATCGATTCGGTCTACCTGGTCTTCAACGAATTCAAGTCTGTGATTGCACAGCGGGTCGTCGTCGAAAAGCTGTTGCCGATTCGCAAACTCGGTACACACGAGATCACTGTGGCTGAGGAGATGTCGGAGGAGCAGAAGGAAGCCGCTGCTCATGCGGCGAAGACGGCAGGCGTGAGCCTGACGGTTCCGGAAGAGTCCGTCATCGAGTCGGAGTCGAAGAAGTTTGGTACAGCCGAGGTGGATTACATCTTCGGACAGGCTCCTGAGAGGCTGTTCCGTCATCTGATGCCGCGCTATGTGACGACGCAGATCTTTCACGCATTGCTGGAGTCGGTTGCGGCGGAACATGCGGCGCGTATGACCGCGATGGATTCGGCGACGAACAATGCGGGCGAGATGATCGACGCGCTTTCGCTGGAGATGAACCGTGTGCGTCAGGCGGCGATTACAAAGGAAATTATCGAGATTGTGAGCGGAGCAGCTGCTCTCTAA
- the aroE gene encoding shikimate dehydrogenase has translation MPTPTAATQLLRTRIGKICVAIIGSTAAEMIEKANAVVKETSFLEFRLDYLEKPLTALPKLKQFFADNSAATGIATCRRAPNGGKFKGPLAAEMEVLIKAASSGFHIVDLELESAEVLKKGEFQKLRDTGVGLIISHHDFNSTKDLDKVYERIAPFQPDFIKIVPTAKSLSDNVTLMRFMERMNDNANIIGICMGEAGLISRVLGLRAGSAFTFAAATQGEETGPGQIAARTLIETYRVDQVDAATKVYGVAGNPVRSSLSPIMMNTAFRRETVNAVYLALQATKVSDLMKLVQEIPIQGLSVTMPHKQEIMSYLANTDPLSAKIGACNTVLRAQDGKLYGFNTDVAGIVGPLEKRMSLRGAKVLVLGAGGAARAAVFGLRDKGAEVFILNRTPETAQKLARQSGSKSIKKDAVAKSAFDVVINATPVGMAGQKGAQLLDAKDLNTRLVFDLVYNPLETPLIRLARQKGIPFITGVEMFVQQGARQFEIWTGKPAPEEEMLRVVIHALRQQAEAAATSAEPAPAAAKSSATTKATAATKTTTATKATSAKRKKAS, from the coding sequence GTGCCTACTCCCACCGCAGCCACACAACTTCTCCGTACCCGCATCGGCAAGATTTGCGTTGCCATTATCGGATCGACCGCCGCCGAAATGATTGAAAAGGCGAATGCTGTTGTAAAAGAGACCTCCTTCCTCGAGTTCCGATTGGACTACTTGGAAAAGCCCCTGACCGCGCTCCCGAAGCTTAAGCAATTTTTTGCCGATAATAGCGCCGCCACCGGCATTGCCACCTGTCGACGCGCCCCGAACGGAGGCAAATTCAAGGGTCCTCTTGCAGCCGAAATGGAAGTCCTTATCAAAGCAGCCTCGTCAGGCTTCCATATCGTCGACCTGGAGCTTGAGTCGGCAGAAGTCCTTAAAAAGGGAGAGTTTCAGAAACTTCGCGATACAGGCGTCGGACTGATTATTAGCCATCACGATTTCAACTCGACCAAGGACCTCGACAAGGTCTACGAGCGAATCGCCCCCTTCCAGCCAGACTTCATCAAGATCGTCCCCACAGCCAAAAGCCTCTCCGATAACGTCACTCTCATGCGTTTTATGGAGCGCATGAACGATAACGCCAACATTATCGGCATCTGCATGGGAGAAGCGGGCCTTATCTCCCGCGTTCTGGGATTGCGCGCAGGATCGGCTTTCACCTTTGCCGCAGCCACCCAGGGCGAGGAAACCGGCCCAGGGCAGATCGCCGCCCGTACACTGATTGAAACCTATCGGGTCGATCAGGTCGACGCGGCCACAAAGGTGTATGGCGTTGCCGGAAACCCTGTCCGAAGCTCTCTTTCACCCATCATGATGAACACTGCTTTTCGCCGCGAGACGGTCAATGCGGTGTATCTCGCTTTACAGGCCACGAAGGTAAGCGACCTGATGAAGCTCGTGCAGGAAATCCCAATCCAGGGGCTCAGCGTCACGATGCCGCACAAGCAGGAAATCATGTCCTACCTGGCGAACACCGATCCACTCTCCGCAAAGATCGGAGCCTGCAATACCGTGTTGCGCGCGCAGGATGGCAAGCTCTACGGCTTCAATACCGATGTCGCCGGAATCGTGGGTCCGCTGGAAAAGCGGATGTCTCTCCGTGGCGCGAAGGTGTTGGTACTCGGAGCCGGTGGAGCCGCGCGGGCTGCTGTCTTTGGTCTGCGCGATAAGGGCGCGGAGGTCTTTATCCTGAACCGCACCCCTGAGACAGCGCAGAAGCTGGCTCGTCAGTCTGGTTCCAAATCGATCAAAAAAGATGCTGTCGCAAAATCGGCGTTCGACGTCGTGATCAATGCCACTCCAGTCGGTATGGCAGGACAGAAAGGCGCACAGCTTCTTGATGCGAAGGACCTCAATACCAGGCTCGTCTTCGATCTCGTCTATAACCCGCTTGAGACTCCTTTGATCCGCCTCGCCCGTCAGAAAGGCATCCCTTTTATTACCGGAGTGGAGATGTTTGTTCAGCAGGGCGCTCGCCAGTTCGAGATCTGGACAGGAAAACCAGCACCCGAAGAAGAGATGCTTCGCGTGGTCATTCACGCACTGCGCCAGCAAGCGGAAGCAGCGGCTACATCTGCCGAACCAGCCCCCGCTGCGGCTAAATCCTCCGCTACGACCAAGGCTACGGCTGCAACCAAGACTACGACTGCGACGAAGGCCACATCTGCAAAGCGGAAGAAGGCCTCCTAG
- the pgeF gene encoding peptidoglycan editing factor PgeF, which produces MAEIEVIQIPQWQNLSWLRHGFSTRSGGVSAVYGTPSLNLGWTKEDDPAKVAENRRLLVEQVGRVAKEEPPMKLVTVRQVHGNVIHRVKAKDAWSDRLETPEGKAVLEGDGLVTNDSGILLGAGTADCVPVLLVNAANRTVGAFHAGWRGTAARIVQHGVEVMRREFGSRPEDLLAAVGPSIGSCCYTVGEEVREKFGAEFPYAAELFHVVQAKDGAEQLRVDLWEANRRQLMAAGVSEERITVVAECTSCAVDRSGQRKYFSHRADAGRTGRMLNMIGIVESGQQGR; this is translated from the coding sequence ATGGCAGAAATTGAAGTAATACAGATTCCTCAATGGCAAAATCTCTCCTGGCTACGGCATGGGTTCAGTACCCGAAGCGGTGGAGTTTCAGCGGTTTACGGGACTCCATCCTTGAATCTGGGATGGACCAAAGAAGATGATCCCGCTAAAGTTGCTGAAAATAGAAGGCTTTTGGTTGAACAGGTGGGCAGGGTAGCGAAAGAGGAACCTCCTATGAAGTTAGTGACGGTTCGCCAGGTCCACGGAAACGTGATTCATCGGGTGAAAGCAAAAGATGCCTGGTCAGACCGTCTGGAGACCCCGGAGGGCAAGGCGGTCCTTGAAGGGGACGGCCTGGTCACGAATGATTCGGGAATCCTGCTGGGGGCAGGGACTGCCGATTGTGTGCCGGTATTGCTGGTGAATGCTGCAAATCGGACCGTAGGGGCCTTCCATGCCGGATGGCGAGGGACGGCGGCGCGAATTGTGCAGCATGGCGTTGAAGTGATGCGGAGGGAGTTTGGCTCACGACCGGAAGACCTTCTGGCGGCCGTAGGGCCCAGCATCGGCTCCTGCTGCTACACCGTCGGGGAAGAGGTCAGGGAGAAATTTGGCGCGGAGTTTCCTTACGCCGCCGAGCTATTCCACGTAGTTCAGGCAAAGGATGGAGCGGAGCAGTTGAGAGTTGATTTGTGGGAAGCGAACCGGCGGCAGCTTATGGCGGCGGGAGTTTCTGAGGAAAGAATCACAGTGGTGGCAGAGTGCACGTCGTGCGCTGTGGATCGTTCCGGACAGCGCAAGTATTTTTCGCATCGCGCCGATGCTGGACGGACCGGACGGATGCTGAATATGATCGGGATTGTCGAGAGCGGGCAGCAGGGAAGATAA
- the atpC gene encoding ATP synthase F1 subunit epsilon, whose product MADTNQSGLLVVRLVTSDRVLVDTTAEAVELPSMSGYIEALYGHAPLLGELGAGEVRLHGGASGNQKFFVAWGFVEVLPERVTILAENALRPEEIKLDEARAELAAGEKLWQEAGDDGEKYDEAYALTRQAEEKIASASGQRS is encoded by the coding sequence ATGGCAGATACAAACCAATCCGGTCTTCTAGTTGTCCGTCTGGTAACGTCGGACCGCGTTCTGGTGGACACGACTGCGGAAGCTGTCGAGTTGCCCTCCATGTCCGGCTACATCGAGGCTCTTTACGGCCACGCGCCTTTGCTGGGCGAGCTGGGAGCAGGCGAGGTCCGGCTGCACGGCGGCGCTTCGGGAAATCAGAAGTTCTTCGTCGCCTGGGGCTTTGTGGAAGTGCTTCCGGAACGTGTCACGATTCTTGCTGAGAATGCTCTTCGTCCAGAGGAGATCAAGCTTGACGAGGCCCGGGCCGAGCTCGCCGCAGGCGAGAAGCTATGGCAGGAGGCAGGAGATGATGGCGAGAAGTATGACGAGGCCTATGCTCTGACCCGCCAGGCGGAAGAGAAGATCGCCTCGGCGAGCGGCCAGCGTTCCTAG